One part of the Mobula birostris isolate sMobBir1 chromosome 17, sMobBir1.hap1, whole genome shotgun sequence genome encodes these proteins:
- the fem1c gene encoding protein fem-1 homolog C, whose amino-acid sequence MDFKTAVFNAARDGKLRLLQKLLTAKSPDEVSVLAAEKTNGATALLMAARYGHLDVVVYLLEECGADVELGGSVNFDGETIEGAPPLWAASAAGHLPVVKSLLEHGASVNNTTLTNSTPLRAACFDGHLDIVKYLIEHDADMEVANRHGHTCLMISCYKGHRDIAKYLLEKGADVNRKSVKGNTALHDCAESGSLEIMKMLLKYEARMEKDGYGMTPLLSASVTGHTNIVDFLTQHPQTSKTERIDALELLGATFVDKKRDLLGAMKYWKKAMDMRYSDGANILAKPEPQQLIMAYDYAKEVMSVEELEALIADPDEMRMQALLIRERILGPSHPDTSYYIRYRGAVYADSGNFERCINLWKYALDMQQNNLDPLSPMTASSLLSFAELFSFMLQDRTKGVLGTSVSFNDLMGILSKSVFEIDRAMKQEQALSDLTQLSKALSIILHLICLLEKVKCTSEQEYLKRQTIYRFLKLNSRGKTGFSPLHLAVDKDTTSVGRYPVCKFPSLQVTAMLLECGADFNARDFENNSPLHIAAHNNHREIMNLLIKAGAHFDTTNCHKQTACDLLNEKEVGKNLIQPINHTTLQCLAARAIVKYRLVYEGQIPEKLEAFILLHR is encoded by the exons ATGGACTTCAAGACGGCGGTGTTCAATGCGGCCCGCGACGGCAAGCTGCGGCTGCTGCAGAAGCTGCTGACGGCCAAGAGCCCCGACGAGGTGTCGGTGTTGGCGGCCGAGAAGACCAACGGCGCCACCGCGCTCCTGATGGCGGCCCGTTACGGCCACTTGGACGTGGTGGTTTACCTGCTGGAGGAGTGCGGCGCCGACGTGGAGCTCGGCGGCTCCGTCAACTTCGACGGCGAGACGATCGAAGGGGCGCCGCCGCTGTGGGCCGCCTCGGCCGCCGGCCACTTACCGGTGGTGAAGTCGCTGCTGGAGCACGGCGCGTCGGTCAACAACACCACCCTGACCAATTCGACGCCGCTCAGGGCTGCCTGCTTCGACGGGCACCTGGATATCGTGAAGTATCTGATCGAGCATGACGCCGACATGGAGGTGGCAAACCGGCACGGACACACCTGTCTCATGATCTCCTGCTACAAGGGCCACCGCGACATCGCCAAGTACCTGCTGGAGAAGGGGGCCGATGTCAATAGGAAAAGCGTCAAAG ggaatACAGCTTTGCATGACTGTGCTGAGTCTGGGAGCCTGGAAATCATGAAGATGTTGCTTAAGTATGAAGCCAGAATGGAGAAGGATGGTTATGGGATGACTCCACTACTCTCTGCCAGTGTAACTGGTCATACCAACATTGTGGACTTTCTAACCCAGCACCCGCAAACAAGTAAAACTGAACGCATTGATGCCCTGGAGCTTCTAGGAGCCACATTTGTGGACAAGAAGAGAGATTTGTTAGGAGCGATGAAATACTGGAAGAAAGCCATGGACATGCGATACAGTGATGGGGCTAATATCCTTGCTAAACCAGAGCCCCAGCAGTTGATAATGGCTTATGATTATGCCAAAGAAGTGATGTCAGTAGAAGAGCTGGAAGCATTGATTGCTGATCCGGATGAAATGAGAATGCAGGCATTGTTAATCAGAGAAAGAATACTGGGTCCTTCACATCCAGATACATCTTACTACATAAGATACAGAGGTGCTGTCTATGCTGATTCTGGCAATTTTGAGCGGTGCATCAACTTGTGGAAGTATGCATTGGATATGCAACAGAATAATCTTGACCCTCTGAGTCCAATGACAGCAAGCAGTTTGCTGTCTTTCGCTGAGCTTTTTTCTTTTATGCTGCAAGACCGGACAAAAGGAGTCTTGGGAACCTCGGTATCCTTTAATGATTTGATGGGGATATTGAGCAAAAGTGTCTTTGAAATAGACAGAGCCATGAAGCAGGAGCAAGCCCTGTCTGACTTGACCCAGTTGAGCAAAGCCCTGTCAATAATCTTGCATCTAATCTGTTTGTTAGAGAAGGTGAAATGTACCTCTGAACAAGAATATCTCAAGCGGCAAACTATCTACAGATTTCTAAAACTGAACTCTCGAGGAAAGACTGGGTTTTCACCCCTTCATCTGGCCGTTGATAAAGATACTACTTCTGTGGGTCGTTACCCCGTTTGTAAGTTTCCATCTCTGCAGGTGACTGCCATGTTGCTGGAGTGTGGAGCAGATTTCAATGCAAGGGACTTTGAAAACAACAGTCCACTGCACATTGCAGCACATAACAATCACCGGGAAATCATGAATCTTCTCATTAAAGCAGGTGCACACTTCGATACCACAAACTGCCATAAGCAGACAGCCTGTGATTTACTGAATGAGAAGGAAGTGGGGAAAAACTTGATCCAGCCAATCAACCACACAACTTTGCAATGTCTTGCTGCCCGTGCCATAGTAAAATACCGATTAGTTTATGAAGGACAGATTCCAGAAAAACTAGAGGCTTTCATTTTACTTCACAGATGA